From the genome of Diabrotica virgifera virgifera chromosome 8, PGI_DIABVI_V3a:
AACACCCTCAGCGCGGAACAGCAGACTTTGGTGGAGGAGGCAATAGTTCAAGAAATGTTCGCCGGATGGGAGCACAAGCTCCAGTTCGGCGGCATCCACTTCAAGCCGGGCTACTTGGTAGTTGACTGTGAAACACCACAGTCAGCGGAATGGCTAAGGTTGAAGGTGCCACAAATTAGGAAGTGGGAGGGTGGAGAACTCGCAACATGTAAGGGAGACGACATCCCTAGATCACATGTTGTGACAGTTTTCCTCCCCAGAAGCAAGTGGCTATCAGCTGAGAAATTACTTCAGCTGATAGAGGTACAAAATGAGGGCCTAGCAATAGGTAGGTGGAAGGTCCTGAGTGCTAAGGAAGAGGCGGCAGGGCAACTCTTGAGGGCAGCGATAGACGAGCTATCCTGCGCTGCCCTCAGGAAGAACGGATGCACCATTTTTTACCGGTTCGGGAAAATCCCCGTTCATGGTATAAAACGGGAAACAGAAAAGGAGACTCCGGGGAGCAGCGGTGGGTTAGTAACCACCGAGGTCGAGGAAGCGCCTCCGGTGCCCTCTGCATCGCGGGGTACTGATGTGCCCGGCGATGCCGAGAGCGTCGGAGACCACCACAGCACCGATCTATATCGGGACTCGGAGGACATGGAGACAGCCGAAGCAACTAACGTTGAAGAAGACAAGGACAAAACACTTGTCGGGGGGGAAGAAGGTGAGAAAGAAACCTCACCTCAAATAACCAAATAAGTAGGGGCAGGGAAAAGGAAGGAGGAAAAAAAAATGGGAATTAATATTGCTCAGATAAACGCCCATCACGCCAAGGGATCATCGGCGGTCATCCTAAGGACGTTTATCAGAAACCAATTGGGATTTGTACTGATTCAGGAACCATGGGTTCGTGACGGTCAGGTGAGAGGACTCACAAACAGAGAAGCTAAGCTGATATACAAAGTAAGTAATGTTGACAAACCCAGAGCATGCATCTTGGTAAGTAACAGTATTAATCACTTTTGTGTTTCAGAATTTATGACGAGAGACCTTGTTCCGATTCGAGCAAACCTTGAGTTCGGAAAAGGGCGTCAAGAAGTTATGATAGTCTCATGCTACTTTGCAGGAGACGGGACTGCACCGCCTCCAGAACTGCAAAGACTAGTAGAGTACTGTGAGCAGAAGAAACTACCGCTTCTCCTAGGATGTGACGCTAATGGTCACAATACCGTATGGGGGAGCACAGACACCAATGAAAGAGGTGAGAAAATTTTAGAATTTATTCTTAGTAAGAATCTTGTCATACACAATATAAGGAATACCCCTACTTTTGTAACTAAAACAAGAAAAGAAGTGCTAGATATAACTGTAAGCACACCGAATCTATCAGATCGGGTGAGGGATTGGAGAGTATCGAACGAACCATCCCTCTCTGATCATAGAATAATTATGTTCAGGTTAGATTGTAGTCCTCCTGAGCCAAAACTCAGGAGAAACCCCAGGAAAACAAACTGGGATGAATACAACTCTAACCTGAGGAGAAATCTTGTAAGTCTTCGTACTAAAGGAAATGCCAGAAACCACCTGGCATTAGAAAATGATGTCATAGAACTTAACGAGGTAATACTCGACGCCTATGAATCAAGTTGTCCTCTTCAGAGGACCAGAAAATCAAAAGATGCAATATGGTGGAACGAACATCTGTCAAACCTAAGATCCGAGACGCGACAGCTCTTCAACAGAGCCAAACGTAACGGAGATTGGCAGAGATACACCGAGAAACTCACATTATACAATAAAGAGATTAGAAAGGctaaaagaaatagcttcagaaaattCTGCGAAGAAATAGACACTACTCCCTCTGCAGCAAGGCTACACAAGGTCTTGGCAAAGGGAAGAGTAGATACAGTAATGGCACTACGGAAGCCAGACGGAAGCTTCACAGAAAGTGAGAAAGAACGAGCTTTGCTCTTGTTAGAAACTCACTTTCCTGGAGGAGCAATCACTTCAGGAAAAAAGAGTGAGCAAACCAGAAGACCTACCAGGGAAGACACTGCAATGGCAAAACACATCTGCAGTGAAGAACGGCTGAAATGGGCTATGAACACCTTTCAGCCGTTCAAAACACCTGGAACGGATGGAATATTTCCTGCCCTACTTCAACAGGGCCAAGAGGCAATCATTCCtcatatggtccgaatcagtcggAGCAGTCTTGAACTGGGATACATACCAGAAGCATGGAGAAGGGCCAAAGTCACCTTCAGCCCAAAAGTAGGGAAACGGGATACTACGCACCCTAAATCCCTTAGACCGATCAGCCTCACATCGTTTATTCTCAAAACGATGGAAAAAGCTGTAGACAACTACATTAGAACAGAAATCTTGGAACAGGTGCCATTGCACCCCCGTCAACATGCGTATCAAGCGGGAAAATCCACGGAAACCGCCTTGACACAATTGACTGATGAAATCCAAGATGCTCTGAATAAGAAAGAGACCGTGGTATGTGCCTTTCTAGATATAGAAGGGGCTTTTGACAACACGCCACATGAAGCCGTCAAAAGAGCACTGCATGAGAGAGGAGTAGATGGAATGACCTCCACCTGGATGTCGCAACTGCTATCTACGAGAATCGCAGAAATGGAGACAGGACAAGACACTATCTTCATTAATGTGACCAGAGGCTGTCCGCAGGGGGGAGTTGCGTCCCCACTCATGTGGAGTCTCACTGTGGACAGCCTACTCTGTCAATTGACCAGGGAAGGCATACCATGTCAAGGATATTCCGACGACATGGTCATCCTTGCAAAAGGAAAGTACGAAAATATCCTCTGCGACATAGTTCAAAGAGGACTGAATATTGCAAACCAATGGTGTGACTCGTTGGGACTTAACATCAACCCCACTAAAACCACACTAGTAGCCTTTACAAGGAAAAAGAACCCGAATTTAAAAACCATAAAAATAGGGGAGGATATCGTCGAATGGAAAACAGAGGTCAAATATCTAGGGCTGATCCTAGATAGCAAGTTACTCTGGAATAAACACGAAGAGGAAGTAATACACAAAGCCACCAAGGCCCTCATGGTGTGTAAGAACATTGCAGGGAAAAACTGGGGATGTAACCCACGTATTCTGCAATGGATGTACACAGCAATAGTGAGACCACTAATCACTTATGGGGCAGTAGCTTGGGGCACAAGAGCTAATCTGAATACGACAAAGAAAAAGCTTTCGAAGATTCAGAGACTAGCCTGTGCATGTATCACTGGAGCAATGGGAACCTGCCCCACAGCTGCAATGGATGTGATTTTAAACTTGACCCCACTACACATTCAGTTAGAAAATGTAAGGAAGAAAACAATATACAGGATGATCAGAGAAGGAATCATCAGAGAAAAACCTCGATCACTTCAATTTGATCAAACTTGGGAAATGCCCCAAGATGATATGCCGAAGAAATTCAACTTTGTGAGAAAATTCATCACTAAGCTGAGCAATAAATCTGAATGGGACGAAGATACCATACAGAACTTGAACCCAAATGCCATAAAGTGGTATACGGATGGCTCCAAACTGGAAGAGGGAACTGGAATAGGAGTCTTTGGACCGAGAGCCAAACACTCAGAAAGCTTGGGCACATACCCAAGCATCTTTCAAGCAGAAATCCGTGCCATCGAAAGATGTGTGGAATTTAACATTGGAAGAAACTATCGCAGACAAGAGATTGTAATCATGTCGGATAGTCAAGCAGCCATCAAAGCACTGAGCTCACATATAATCAGTTCTAAGATGGTTTGGGAGTGCCTAGGAAAGCTAAATGAACTAGGCCAGAAGAACCTTGTCACCCTCCTATGGGTCCCAGGACACATAGGAATTGGAGGGAACGAAACAGCAGATCAGCTGGCGAAAAAAGGAGCCGAAACCCCATATCTGGGACCAGAACCATCATGTGGGATCAGCAGTAGCGCAATCTTAGGAGAACTAAGAGGAGAATTGGAGAGGGAAAAGTCCAAGTACTGGAATCAGTTGGAAGGATTGAGACAAGCCAAGACAATTCTGGGAAATTATAACCAGAATAGATTTCTTAGCTTTCTCAACCTCAGTAAAAAGAAGATCCGGATTTTGACGGGAATAATGACCGGGATTGCCGGTTAAGAAGTCACATGAAGAAGCTAGGATTGGTAGATGAAGCAAAATGCAGATTCTGTGAGGAAGAGGACGAAACCTCAATACACATACTCTCAGAATGTCCTGCATTGCAGAACTCCAGGGCCAGATACCTAGGGGCACATGAAATAGAAGAGGAGAACCTGCCTGAATTGAAGCCCGACGATGTCCTAATCTTTCTTAGGAAAATAGGACTGGAAGAGCTGCTATAGGTCTGAGAAAACATCAGACTCATGGCAAGCAAGGGGGACACAATAGATCCTACGGGTCGCAGTGTACCTATCACCCCTatctacatacatacatacatacatacatgcggtactgaatcaaaggcctttttatagtcaataaaagcagtaaaaaggttcctttttttagtgaatgcctggttagaaatgactgagtcgatgataagctgttctttgcaacccatgaaacccttagcgcatcctttctgttgaggctctatgatattgtttagagcacagtattggtagatacgccgggttacacaggatgtgaccaatttatacaaagttggaagacaagtaattgggcggtacttggatggatcttgggtgttattttgatccttgggtattaaataagtagttccctgagttagaaatgatggtaattcctgcggattagaaataacatgattaattaatgttgataagcactcatgaatactccaaaactttttaagccagaagttctgaactccgtctggtccaggagatttccagttatgaagctcctTGATGACATTTgggacttcttcagtcgtgaatggttcgtagttagcagtgacgtaatggtgacagttgtgcgtcgtatcttctatccagccagcattgttgttaaaagcagctggtgtggaaagttgatttccccaaaactcatgaatttcttcttggcttgggtaagacttgtcgacactttctacggtggaattgagttttcggtagaacgccttctcagagttctcaaaaagtgcattgtcacattttcggttgttactaactttataccttcttaatcgtcctgaatagacagAGTTTTTGtcttaatgtatccagacactgttgggctgtgttattttctggatcgtatctcgagtgtcttgcagtgctccgtaTTATTTcctcagctctcttaatgacttttctacttgttacacctcttatatattctgtgacttgaccaatatccgtacgcagtaattcaatttttccgagaagtcttttttcccagggtgcaattctgttaccagtccttccgttattagtaccccgtcgtgttctgatcttaacgcccattacattggcaattgctgttgctgcacagtagattagcatatgcagatactccaatgtgtgggcttctacgacataattgggtaggacttcagtgttcataatttgtaacagcgcacctagtttcttacaagagtttattcgtggtagcgttggtctgctaagtggatttgttccattaaactcttgtacggcacgagccatttcgttttctagactatcgcgcaactcgttgttttcctgctgtgtattgtcaggttgagtttctagtatgggaatctcaggaatctgctcatcaaggatttcattagggacttgatctaaaactagctcttggttattaatctcccgttcgacttcgcttttgatcgtattgcgtctagtctctgggataaggttgtgtCTTATGactacccggtattgatctgatactctttgctccgatacttgaatatctgggtactccctgcaaaattcggcatacagttgttgtctgtagccgatcgtttcttgaccgaggtttgtcaccttataatagaagcgcaaaatgctaaatagagcgccggctgatgttccggcgcagcaccttcagcgagtggagctcttgctgttgtttggctcgcttgtggttgttgttcttgttgttgggctgtagctgtttgtgtgacaggggcccgcctcctcaacaccctgccaccgacgtcccgcatgctgtcacgtccagcgtcggctctagacgtgccctggcgatccccaggcagcggccctaaacataaactattagtctccattctcatgggtgtgcattctatacctactgccaggtgtcagtttttgttccacggcaagtattcctgctactctctgggcaTTGatgctacgaatacccagaaggcatcccccattcgcagggggccgcgcctgatagaagaactgacataaaactcccacaggaaCAAACAACTTTTattgtattgttttattattactattttattgtatttattattgaCACATGTATTTtgtatattggacttataaacTTGTAATCTTATTGGGCAGTAGcccgttgaaaataaataaatagtttaattcgtatagcttatattctaaaaataaactctTAATCACGCGCCTTtcaattattgagctacaaccccttcgcaagaaaaccatcccatattcccggcttaagagagagttgtacttaaaataatttaaattaattatttggcgactacatatcgtttaataatttatgagctcgcaaaatatacgcatctcaattattgaattgccattttctttctatagtgcagtcactgaaggtaaaatatcaactatgaccttcgatttcggtaaatcttcattcattttcacgaaaattgttgagcggatagaggatacgtcaagaaaaattaacaataacaatttgacgggggtgaaaattactttattaaaaataaccctgaagctattttcttgtggaatttttaaaattttaactatttataatgggaaataagccacaatattattaaaaaatgatttttattaacgtttcgacgcccaaatcgggtgccgttgtcaaaatacaaaatagtattttgtattttgacaacggcacccgatttgggcgtcgaaacattaataaaaatcattttttaataatattgtggcttatttcccattataaatagttaaaattgtaaaaataaccccacaaatcaagagagggacaaattttaagcaaaatttgttatataatgttacttaaaataaatcaatatttttgagttattaaagatcaaatattttaatttttgtgaaagaaaatgcatgctttaaagcgatttttcataaataacttaaaaactttaagtttttacaaaaaagttttcatcactaaaattgaagctaataaaaaagataataaattgctgacttgaaaaaccctttaatgtaaatttaaagtaagttataggtaattaaatgtatagttttttctgcgactattcaaatctagggattcaagcttaaataacgggaaacagatgcattttataacacttactaaataaatacttgtcaaagtacttagaaatacctatcaaatgagctccagaaaaagttaatagcatcaaaatttatactccaaaaatgtttacaaaaaaaaaatgaattttttttaatcactctgttaatttttataatatcagGCACCTCCaaatatttgaaaggtaatttcaagagctataaaactgtattacatttaggcccgatactttatgtctcgattaacagccggttagttcacCGGAGTTTAATcgtgacctctttagggtctcttgcgttgtaataaatgcaattattattattattcttatttataatcataataatacttgtaattgcatttattacaacgcaagagaccctaaagaggtcccgattaaactccggttaactaaccggctgtcaaccgagacataaagtaccggcttaatctttcaaatactttattttttaggataataggttaaagggctccagttctcgtagtaaaatttaggATTAAAGGTTTCTGtcttcgttattttgattcatacataaatcaaaagacaagtacaatctttgctaataaaaaaaaactcaaattttgttatctatcattttttacgtcaatcgagtattgttggagttattattttaaatatgatctaaaaaaaataaagtatttgaaagattaaatgtaatacagttttatagctgtATACTTTATaggtataaattttgatgctatcaactttttctggagctcatttttgataggtatttctaagtactttgacaagtatttagtacctaagtgttatataaaatgcatctctttcccgttatttcagcttgaatccttacatttgaacagtcgcagaaaaaaatatacatttaaataccAACCACTTGCTTTAAATTAACAtcaaagggtttttcaagtaagcaatgtattatatttttattagcttcaattttagtgatgaaaacttttttgtaaaaacttacagtttttgagttgtttatgaaaaatcgctttaaagcatgcattttctttcataaaaattaaaatatttgatctttaataactcaaaaagtattaatttattttaataacattatataataaattttgcttagaatttgtccctctctcgatttgtggggttatttttaataaagtaattttcacccccgagaagggttgacataccccaggctaaaaccgcaacttgttattgtcaattcgtgaaaatgaatggagatttaccgaaatcgaagatCATAGTTGATTTTACcatcagtgactgcactatagaaagaaaactgataaattattaaacgatatgtagtggccaaataattaatttaaattattttaagtacaactctctcttaagccgggaatatgggatggttttcttgcgaaggggttgttgctctataatcgaaaggcgcgtcatttaagagtttattcttagaatataagctatacgaattaaacgactattaactttttttgcaaaaacttaaagtttttcagtgatttacgaaaaaccgcttcaaaacatgcattttttcacgaatatttaaaatatttgatctttaataacttaaaaagtattgacttattttaataactttatataataaattttgcttttaatttgttcttttattgatttgtgcagttatttttataaaataattttcacccccgagaagggcaaatccggtatccaccctcagggtaaaggcgcaaggtggtaccatgtcacctttgtttcttgacgtatcctttaaccactcaccaattttcgtgaaaatcgatgaaggttcaccgaaattgaaggtaatcgttgattttcaccttcagtgactgcactatacaaaataaattgcaatttactgatgtaaatgcgcgtaatttggaagcttataaattattaaatgatatgtagtcgctaaataattaatttaatgcattttaagtacaactttctcttaagcctagaagatagggtggttttcttgccaaggggttgtagctcaataatcgaaatgcacgtgatttaatagtttattcttagagtatataagctattgTTAAAATAACcctcaatacgatatattttaagttttctcagcatttttctctttagttaaatcaattaaagggttgtttgggggtgaaggggatgagctcaaaaatcgaaactatataatttcaagagctcataaatagctcgtaattctgcctcaAAAAccaattcaatattcctatttttaagtagtggggctgactcagcccccccccccactaaaaagctcataaatagctcataaatcagggctatttgttttttgatttttgcaagtggggggggggggcagctcaatacgggtcatttttttttgtatttttgggtgattctaagcaaaagatattcttacaatttttttcgtaggatgcatagtatTCCCAATAAACGCCgatgaactttcaaaaaatcaaaaaagtacaatttttgaaccagaataacttttgattaaaaaataaaatagcaattctgcttaaaaaaattaaaattaaaaattctgcttaaaaaaattaaaattaaaaattctgcttaaaaaaattatatttttcttgatactcatgatcgagatagtgcaccaaaatttggcaataactaggtcatgacgtaactaagcaaaatctacCTGCATGGGGGACAAAGGGGTAGGGGAAGGGgtgaatatataaaatattaaggggttttttgtgacgttcgtgatcgaaagagtgcatcaaaatttgggaataagtggATCATGACGTAACTTAGTACGCACATTTTTTGGGTGATGCTAGTCATGGAGAATATGTCCGCAACTTGCACAATTTATTCATTTAAATGTGTAGAATCAAAATCCAAAAGGGCGGACAGCTAGGTGGAGTCATTTTTCTTAAAAGCGGGGTCAcaataattttatgaaaaatgtagagaaaaaaTGAAATGTTCTTATATTTTTCAAACATTGTTTTATATTATTGATTTATGCTggtaataaattttatcaatttattagaaaaaaataatcgttcttttttttaatttgaatatataccattttttttttaattgtagttGCCCACCCGTGGAGATTTTTtgtagttacgtcatgatctacctATTTTCTACCAAATTTTTTATCTCGATCACAAACCTTCACAAAAAgcccttataatttttatgttcACCCCTATCCCCACCCCTTTGTCCCCACGTAGCGTTCGGCTTCTGGATATTTTACTTTGTTATGTCATAATCTACGTATTCCTAAATTTTCTAAATCTCGagcacgaacgtcacaaaaaaactccttgtaatttttatattcacccacACTTTTGTCCCCCCGCAGCATTCCGCCcatggagattttgcttagttacatcATGATGAACTTACTGGTGCACTGTCGATCAtaaacgtcacaaaaaaccatgataatttttatattcactccTGCCCACCATCATTTTTCCCcgcgcagcgttccgcccctgaagattttacttagttacgtcatgacctacttattcccaaattttggtgcactgtctctatcaagagcgtcacaaaaaaaaaccgcgactttaaccccttataactaccctcgtctccCGCTCAGGTGTCCGCTCGTATGGGAAAGTCAAGTACACGACTAATTCAACCTATCCCCATATAGtatgtccatattacttatcactatcaaaatccgcttctatctctccgactatttgGTTTACCTTGTATATCGCAAAGCATAGTATAATAACAAAACATCCTATTACCCAAAATAATGGCGTTAACGCCAACTTGGTTGTAATATGCGAATAGGTAAAATTTGACTGGTTTCCAAACACGAAAGGGATTATCCCACCTAATTAAGCCTTAATATTGCTCGGACGTTTTCCAATTAAGGTGACCATATTATTGATACATTTAATACCAGCAGTTCCATTTTCCAGGGTATTAAAGTTGTAAGTTCATATTTCAAATTGTAAGCTTGAAGAATATTATGAAGGGGAATTTCGTTCAGGATAGGTTTAACTGTTACAGCTTCTATTACAGAATaagataataattttaaaaaaatttaatacatattataagAATTACGGGATATTAAtgactgtcaatatcaacaaacAACACTGGTTTATAATAATAAACCAGTTGTGATAAATCCCTAAACAGTTTGAttttgttttcaccaattttggaaaaatgtgaaatgttgaattatccacgtccgtccaTCCGttcgtccgtctgtctgtctgtccgtaaacacaactcatccgtcattatacctggtagaatggcaaatgaggtgtcaaatgaaagcttataataaaaggatggtactaaaagtaagaaatttgacctaggctgtctgtccgtctgtgcgtccgaccgcgaatataactcctccgtcactataccaggtagaatgacaaatgaggtgtcaaataaaagcttataatccaaggatattactaaaggtgagaaattttacctaggctgtctgttcgTTTGTCCGTCTGACcccaaatataactcctccgtcactataccaggtagaatgacaaatgtagtgtcaaatgaaagcttataatccaaaggtGGAACtataggtgagaaatttgacctatagacctggatcccgcgtaagaaagaaaagttgattaatagcaagctgaaaatttgttaatagcttaacggtgtctagtcggacaaactttgatgcacgggaacactggaacaggggaagttttaactgtggagcatgataaacgtgtcgtcctgacaagtttatgattgtgaaaaatagcaagttgttaagttagcccgaattaagaaataaaaaaataataacaatctccagggGGGTCGGTCGTTTCGTACTTTAAGCGGTTGGACAAACGCAGAGAAGTTAGGGCTATTACAAcgaaagaaaaaaatgaacaatGGGAAAGGTCATGTAGAAGTATAGAACAGAATATGGGAGGAACAAGAAGTTCAGAAGCCTGGGAAATTGTGAAATCATTACG
Proteins encoded in this window:
- the LOC126890111 gene encoding uncharacterized protein LOC126890111, whose translation is MDKKELKGKKIQREYTAKSKKKKEGKHSPSTSREAPREAGKSRTGPSDSIVGIHHKGKSEVGKDLQRPSTSRQPPLPNLGEPGGRDDPLRRGLSGAGCRWYLRYLSQGISPETARKKALEHKSQEPASQKRKRTETVISPAQKEVKRKKEEVGEQTTTSVGMSSYAAALKSEKIAILPKGFPENTLSAEQQTLVEEAIVQEMFAGWEHKLQFGGIHFKPGYLVVDCETPQSAEWLRLKVPQIRKWEGGELATCKGDDIPRSHVVTVFLPRSKWLSAEKLLQLIEVQNEGLAIGRWKVLSAKEEAAGQLLRAAIDELSCAALRKNGCTIFYRFGKIPVHGIKRETEKETPGSSGGLVTTEVEEAPPVPSASRGTDVPGDAESVGDHHSTDLYRDSEDMETAEATNVEEDKDKTLVGGEEGEKETSPQITK